A stretch of the Nicotiana tabacum cultivar K326 chromosome 6, ASM71507v2, whole genome shotgun sequence genome encodes the following:
- the LOC107774044 gene encoding uncharacterized protein LOC107774044 isoform X1, which produces MALRGNINQITPDTPDWTCKVQIVEIGRERETEKKFRYQNLILEDEEEQQIRGVVWGDDIQYYADKLKLFHTYLISTARVKISSTQYGRPLHKFYWVLDKETIVELVEKNGEREIPKPPPRKPNLTDFDHIAHITPDPATEIDILAVVVHCGPPKYAGRVPNRCREIIVTDNQAKENNDMLGGCASDNFSRSPRSSTSLMVIPTQQQIIPIAEIQSQTSVMTCRSFVCLNARVANKSCEQRKEEILTAPSVNNGQL; this is translated from the exons ATGGCATTAAGAGGAAATATCAATCAAATAACACCTGATACACCCGATTGGACATGTAAAGTCCAAATTGTGGAAATAGGTCGAGAAAGAGAAACTGAGAAAAAATTTAGATATCAGAATCTGATTCTagaagatgaagag GAACAACAAATTAGAGGAGTCGTGTGGGGAGATGACATTCAATATTATGCAGACAAGCTTAAGCTCTTCCACACATATCTCATCTCCACTGCAAGAGTTAAAATTTCATCCACACAGTATGGAAGACCcttacataaattttattgggtGCTTGACAAAGAAACTATAGTAGAACTGGTCGAAAAAAATGGTGAGAGAGAGATACCAAAGCCACCACCCCGCAAGCCGAATCTCACTGATTTTGACCATATTGCTCATATAACCCCTGATCCTGCTACAGAAATTG ATATACTAGCAGTCGTTGTCCATTGTGGCCCTCCAAAATATGCAGGTCGAGTTCCAAATAGGTGTCGCGAGATTATTGTCACCGACAATCA GGCAAAAGAAAACAACGACATGCTCGGCGGTTGTGCATCAGACAACTTCTCAAGGTCACCAAGGTCATCCACCTCTCTCATGGTGATTCCTacccaacaacaaattattcCCATTGCAGAAATTCAGTCACAAACTTCCGTAA TGACTTGCAGAAGTTTTGTGTGCTTGAATGCTCGGGTTGCAAATAAAAGTTGCGAACAAAGGAAAGAAGAGATTTTGACTGCACCAAGTGTAAACAACGGACAACTTTAG
- the LOC107774044 gene encoding uncharacterized protein LOC107774044 isoform X6 has product MALRGNINQITPDTPDWTCKVQIVEIGRERETEKKFRYQNLILEDEEEQQIRGVVWGDDIQYYADKLKLFHTYLISTARVKISSTQYGRPLHKFYWVLDKETIVELVEKNGEREIPKPPPRKPNLTDFDHIAHITPDPATEIDILAVVVHCGPPKYAGRVPNRCREIIVTDNQKNDFY; this is encoded by the exons ATGGCATTAAGAGGAAATATCAATCAAATAACACCTGATACACCCGATTGGACATGTAAAGTCCAAATTGTGGAAATAGGTCGAGAAAGAGAAACTGAGAAAAAATTTAGATATCAGAATCTGATTCTagaagatgaagag GAACAACAAATTAGAGGAGTCGTGTGGGGAGATGACATTCAATATTATGCAGACAAGCTTAAGCTCTTCCACACATATCTCATCTCCACTGCAAGAGTTAAAATTTCATCCACACAGTATGGAAGACCcttacataaattttattgggtGCTTGACAAAGAAACTATAGTAGAACTGGTCGAAAAAAATGGTGAGAGAGAGATACCAAAGCCACCACCCCGCAAGCCGAATCTCACTGATTTTGACCATATTGCTCATATAACCCCTGATCCTGCTACAGAAATTG ATATACTAGCAGTCGTTGTCCATTGTGGCCCTCCAAAATATGCAGGTCGAGTTCCAAATAGGTGTCGCGAGATTATTGTCACCGACAATCA aaaaaacgACTTCTACTAA
- the LOC107774044 gene encoding uncharacterized protein LOC107774044 isoform X7 has product MALRGNINQITPDTPDWTCKVQIVEIGRERETEKKFRYQNLILEDEEEQQIRGVVWGDDIQYYADKLKLFHTYLISTARVKISSTQYGRPLHKFYWVLDKETIVELVEKNGEREIPKPPPRKPNLTDFDHIAHITPDPATEIDILAVVVHCGPPKYAGRVPNRCREIIVTDNQS; this is encoded by the exons ATGGCATTAAGAGGAAATATCAATCAAATAACACCTGATACACCCGATTGGACATGTAAAGTCCAAATTGTGGAAATAGGTCGAGAAAGAGAAACTGAGAAAAAATTTAGATATCAGAATCTGATTCTagaagatgaagag GAACAACAAATTAGAGGAGTCGTGTGGGGAGATGACATTCAATATTATGCAGACAAGCTTAAGCTCTTCCACACATATCTCATCTCCACTGCAAGAGTTAAAATTTCATCCACACAGTATGGAAGACCcttacataaattttattgggtGCTTGACAAAGAAACTATAGTAGAACTGGTCGAAAAAAATGGTGAGAGAGAGATACCAAAGCCACCACCCCGCAAGCCGAATCTCACTGATTTTGACCATATTGCTCATATAACCCCTGATCCTGCTACAGAAATTG ATATACTAGCAGTCGTTGTCCATTGTGGCCCTCCAAAATATGCAGGTCGAGTTCCAAATAGGTGTCGCGAGATTATTGTCACCGACAATCA AAGTTGA
- the LOC107774044 gene encoding uncharacterized protein LOC107774044 isoform X2: protein MALRGNINQITPDTPDWTCKVQIVEIGRERETEKKFRYQNLILEDEEEQQIRGVVWGDDIQYYADKLKLFHTYLISTARVKISSTQYGRPLHKFYWVLDKETIVELVEKNGEREIPKPPPRKPNLTDFDHIAHITPDPATEIDILAVVVHCGPPKYAGRVPNRCREIIVTDNQAKENNDMLGGCASDNFSRSPRSSTSLMVIPTQQQIIPIAEIQSQTSKFCVLECSGCK, encoded by the exons ATGGCATTAAGAGGAAATATCAATCAAATAACACCTGATACACCCGATTGGACATGTAAAGTCCAAATTGTGGAAATAGGTCGAGAAAGAGAAACTGAGAAAAAATTTAGATATCAGAATCTGATTCTagaagatgaagag GAACAACAAATTAGAGGAGTCGTGTGGGGAGATGACATTCAATATTATGCAGACAAGCTTAAGCTCTTCCACACATATCTCATCTCCACTGCAAGAGTTAAAATTTCATCCACACAGTATGGAAGACCcttacataaattttattgggtGCTTGACAAAGAAACTATAGTAGAACTGGTCGAAAAAAATGGTGAGAGAGAGATACCAAAGCCACCACCCCGCAAGCCGAATCTCACTGATTTTGACCATATTGCTCATATAACCCCTGATCCTGCTACAGAAATTG ATATACTAGCAGTCGTTGTCCATTGTGGCCCTCCAAAATATGCAGGTCGAGTTCCAAATAGGTGTCGCGAGATTATTGTCACCGACAATCA GGCAAAAGAAAACAACGACATGCTCGGCGGTTGTGCATCAGACAACTTCTCAAGGTCACCAAGGTCATCCACCTCTCTCATGGTGATTCCTacccaacaacaaattattcCCATTGCAGAAATTCAGTCACAAACTTCC AAGTTTTGTGTGCTTGAATGCTCGGGTTGCAAATAA
- the LOC107774044 gene encoding uncharacterized protein LOC107774044 isoform X4, which produces MALRGNINQITPDTPDWTCKVQIVEIGRERETEKKFRYQNLILEDEEEQQIRGVVWGDDIQYYADKLKLFHTYLISTARVKISSTQYGRPLHKFYWVLDKETIVELVEKNGEREIPKPPPRKPNLTDFDHIAHITPDPATEIDILAVVVHCGPPKYAGRVPNRCREIIVTDNQAKENNDMLGGCASDNFSRSPRSSTSLMVIPTQQQIIPIAEIQSQTS; this is translated from the exons ATGGCATTAAGAGGAAATATCAATCAAATAACACCTGATACACCCGATTGGACATGTAAAGTCCAAATTGTGGAAATAGGTCGAGAAAGAGAAACTGAGAAAAAATTTAGATATCAGAATCTGATTCTagaagatgaagag GAACAACAAATTAGAGGAGTCGTGTGGGGAGATGACATTCAATATTATGCAGACAAGCTTAAGCTCTTCCACACATATCTCATCTCCACTGCAAGAGTTAAAATTTCATCCACACAGTATGGAAGACCcttacataaattttattgggtGCTTGACAAAGAAACTATAGTAGAACTGGTCGAAAAAAATGGTGAGAGAGAGATACCAAAGCCACCACCCCGCAAGCCGAATCTCACTGATTTTGACCATATTGCTCATATAACCCCTGATCCTGCTACAGAAATTG ATATACTAGCAGTCGTTGTCCATTGTGGCCCTCCAAAATATGCAGGTCGAGTTCCAAATAGGTGTCGCGAGATTATTGTCACCGACAATCA GGCAAAAGAAAACAACGACATGCTCGGCGGTTGTGCATCAGACAACTTCTCAAGGTCACCAAGGTCATCCACCTCTCTCATGGTGATTCCTacccaacaacaaattattcCCATTGCAGAAATTCAGTCACAAACTTCC TGA
- the LOC107774044 gene encoding uncharacterized protein LOC107774044 isoform X3: MALRGNINQITPDTPDWTCKVQIVEIGRERETEKKFRYQNLILEDEEEQQIRGVVWGDDIQYYADKLKLFHTYLISTARVKISSTQYGRPLHKFYWVLDKETIVELVEKNGEREIPKPPPRKPNLTDFDHIAHITPDPATEIDILAVVVHCGPPKYAGRVPNRCREIIVTDNQAKENNDMLGGCASDNFSRSPRSSTSLMVIPTQQQIIPIAEIQSQTSVKVLCA; the protein is encoded by the exons ATGGCATTAAGAGGAAATATCAATCAAATAACACCTGATACACCCGATTGGACATGTAAAGTCCAAATTGTGGAAATAGGTCGAGAAAGAGAAACTGAGAAAAAATTTAGATATCAGAATCTGATTCTagaagatgaagag GAACAACAAATTAGAGGAGTCGTGTGGGGAGATGACATTCAATATTATGCAGACAAGCTTAAGCTCTTCCACACATATCTCATCTCCACTGCAAGAGTTAAAATTTCATCCACACAGTATGGAAGACCcttacataaattttattgggtGCTTGACAAAGAAACTATAGTAGAACTGGTCGAAAAAAATGGTGAGAGAGAGATACCAAAGCCACCACCCCGCAAGCCGAATCTCACTGATTTTGACCATATTGCTCATATAACCCCTGATCCTGCTACAGAAATTG ATATACTAGCAGTCGTTGTCCATTGTGGCCCTCCAAAATATGCAGGTCGAGTTCCAAATAGGTGTCGCGAGATTATTGTCACCGACAATCA GGCAAAAGAAAACAACGACATGCTCGGCGGTTGTGCATCAGACAACTTCTCAAGGTCACCAAGGTCATCCACCTCTCTCATGGTGATTCCTacccaacaacaaattattcCCATTGCAGAAATTCAGTCACAAACTTCCGTAA AAGTTTTGTGTGCTTGA
- the LOC107774044 gene encoding uncharacterized protein LOC107774044 isoform X5, whose product MKSDTLQEQQIRGVVWGDDIQYYADKLKLFHTYLISTARVKISSTQYGRPLHKFYWVLDKETIVELVEKNGEREIPKPPPRKPNLTDFDHIAHITPDPATEIDILAVVVHCGPPKYAGRVPNRCREIIVTDNQAKENNDMLGGCASDNFSRSPRSSTSLMVIPTQQQIIPIAEIQSQTSVMTCRSFVCLNARVANKSCEQRKEEILTAPSVNNGQL is encoded by the exons atgaagag TGACACTTTACAGGAACAACAAATTAGAGGAGTCGTGTGGGGAGATGACATTCAATATTATGCAGACAAGCTTAAGCTCTTCCACACATATCTCATCTCCACTGCAAGAGTTAAAATTTCATCCACACAGTATGGAAGACCcttacataaattttattgggtGCTTGACAAAGAAACTATAGTAGAACTGGTCGAAAAAAATGGTGAGAGAGAGATACCAAAGCCACCACCCCGCAAGCCGAATCTCACTGATTTTGACCATATTGCTCATATAACCCCTGATCCTGCTACAGAAATTG ATATACTAGCAGTCGTTGTCCATTGTGGCCCTCCAAAATATGCAGGTCGAGTTCCAAATAGGTGTCGCGAGATTATTGTCACCGACAATCA GGCAAAAGAAAACAACGACATGCTCGGCGGTTGTGCATCAGACAACTTCTCAAGGTCACCAAGGTCATCCACCTCTCTCATGGTGATTCCTacccaacaacaaattattcCCATTGCAGAAATTCAGTCACAAACTTCCGTAA TGACTTGCAGAAGTTTTGTGTGCTTGAATGCTCGGGTTGCAAATAAAAGTTGCGAACAAAGGAAAGAAGAGATTTTGACTGCACCAAGTGTAAACAACGGACAACTTTAG